The genomic interval TTTTGAATGTCATTTCACGGATGATGGTGCTACCCAGAAAGAATAAGTTCCTCTCATCAAACCTGTCGCTATTTTCGCATTCATGTGTTGCTGGGGACTCATGGTTGTGGTCTCATCCACGTTCTGTATTTCTCCAGTCTGCAGCTGACAGTAGAGAATGTTTGGAAGCACAACATTACCTTTTAATCACCAAATCAAAATTGACATGCCAAAACCACGTCCTACACCAGGCCATAATGATCATTCACGCTCTATATGCCTTCAATATATCTCACATCATAGTGAATAATAGTTGCCGTCAGTTTTGGCcttacaaaaaaacaaataaatgagtgAAGCTATTGCAGAAACGTTGAGTCGATTAAAGTTTTAAACACCCAAAAGAAAAGCAATACCTTCCCAGAGAACAATGCCTTCTAGCAGATACTAGTGCAACCGAGAGCATTATCGCTCTTCTCGTCAGCAGATAAATTTTAAATGCACAGATAGATTTTAAATGCACGTATATACAGCTACTAGGTAGAGAAATTACACTAAGGAAATCTTCTTCACAATACTCAAATGTAATTTCATTGCTACTTTCTTTGATCTATACATTATGAAACAAGCAAATCAAATCCCTACTAGACTACATTACAAACATAATGAAATACTTGACAATGACGTACAAGTCCACAATAGCTCAACTTGGTGATCAACTACTTCAGAGACAAGTGAGTTGTGagaacatgaacataatcCTCTGGTTCATACAATCGTTTACGTCTATACGATTATATCAACACTCATGGAAAAGTTCCACGAGCTGATGGTGTTTTCAAACCATAGACCCTAGAGCATGTCCTGTCTGAAAGGCAGCTTTGGTTGTTACTGGAACAATGTGAAGACATTCATTAGGTCAAGCCAAAACCTATCTGATACAGTTTTCCAGTAGATATCAAGTTGATGTCAGGAAACAGGAAAGTTTACCAGATAACATGGCATCTCTCAGGGCCGATCTTCAACTGACCTAGAACGTGTCAAACGCCGGCGCCTTCTAGGAATTGGAGATACATCTCTGTCATTCAGTATGAGAATGTTGTCCTCCTCaccatcatcctcatcatcgtcatcatcTTGAAGACCCAACAGGTTCTCACCCCAAAGTAACCGCCTTTCAGATAGACCTCCTGCTGGCCGCCGATGTCTAGTCCaagcccttgcccttgcccttggttCCCCAGCACGATCAGCTGAGCCAATCATCTGAAACAGAAACATGGTAGTCCACCAAGGGCTATTAGCTTCACCAGCACCACCTTCACCACCACCCCCTAGCCTATCTCCATTTTCTATCACATAATCCCCAACCACAACAGCTCCTGGCATGGCTGAATGAATAGCACTAACAACATCACCAAATTCTCTTTGATGCTCAAGGTGTCGCCACGCTCGCTCCCTAGATGGGTCAATGTCTGAGGGTCGAGTGGTAGGATGAACTCTCCTAGCATGCCGGCGCAACTCCTGGTAATTACCAGAAAAAAAGCATGCTTCACGAGAACAACTTCGCTTCTTCAGATTAAGATACTTCCTACAATCTTCCACAACCTCCCAGCCCAGAATGGCCCCTCTGCACAAAGGACATTTCAAGCTCAAGGTTGACTCCAATGAATTCTCCACATCCAACTCACCATGCTCAACCCTTTCCTGAAATGACTCGGAATCAGCCACTCCCAAAAGTTCTTCCGGTAGAGGTATATTTAGATCTTGAATAACACGTTCTTGCGGCTGTCCAGGTAAATTAGCAGATATTACAGCATTGCTTTCAAACATGTTAAGACTTTCGTTAGCTTCATTCAAATCTGTTCCCAATGCCATATCAGAAGTATTATGAGAGCCATGATGATTTGTAGGTAACGAACTGACTAAAGTTTGACCGTTAGTATTATTTTCCCTCAACTTTTTAAAACGGTCCAGGCAATTTGAGTGCCTGTAACTCGTGTCACAAATATAAGATCTGCAACCCTTGTCATGCGAACTGCAAAGGAGGAGAACTGCATTATGTGGATGGTCCATGCAGATGGGGCATGAAACAGCATCCAGTTCTTTGTAAAGAGCACGAATATCTGAACCAGTATCTAATCTCCGTTTCACACCAGCCATCTTGCATAAACTGTTTAATTTACTGTGGAACTTATTAGGACAAGGACATAAGTACCAATCAATAGGGACAGTGACAGTGATTGCAGAAAACAACTTATTTATCATATTACATAAAACAATAGAAGCATGTATGTTGCATACATCCTTGACACcatcaaacaaataaatatatattgcaAAATGTTCTATATTGCCATTTCAATTTTCATCAAACAATCATATCATCCATTTTTACCCCTCCATTTTCATAAAAAATCTTTGAATCACTATTAAAAAATTCAGATCGACAGCCAATTCAATTTACAGCATAGGTAAAGAAGTTGCAACTAAATCCTAGACAGCgaacaacataaaaaaaaaaaaggctgcTAGGACCAGTTTATCAGGACCCAACTGCATAATCGCTAAATATGCGGAAATCTTATTACCCTAACCACATCTGAATGCTAACATGACACAAGTACATTAACCCAAACTTATGTCACAGTTAAGGCTGCAAAATGAAATCTCTAAGCACAAATGTAACGAAGAAGAAAGCTCATTGAACTAAATGAAAACttaccaaaaagaaaagctaGAATTAAATCCCCTACTGGGGCTTCAGAAACTCTAGGTGCGTTAGCAACTGACAATACTGATCCTCTGAACCACAATGCACTTTTGTAAAAGCTCCAAATTGTGAAACTAACGAAGAAATTGGGCAGAAGCCAAGAACTTGAAGGAATAGAATTCTTGATTAAATGATTAACTGAATGCTCATGCCAAAAGGTCCTCACTGAGTCTGAGACCTGCATTCATACCACAAGACAGAAGTCATGTGATGCATACAACACCTCAGCCCAAAGGTTGAATTATTAACACGCTCGTATCAGAAAAATTAAACTTATGTTACAAGAAGTTTCAAAAGAGCATAAATAGAGCTGTCGGATATATGGAAACCAACAAATATATGTTACAATTACCCAATCTTCTATGTGATCCAGGACATAATACACTAAACTCCTTTTACTCGAAAGCATTACAATAAAGCACACATGCAAACAGATATGATCCGATCATGATTAGTTCATATCACAAATAAACTGTAGTGTAGTCCAGCATCAACTTTTTAATGAGGCTTGCACTTTATATTCTAATCGAGATTATGATTGCATAATCCAGATTTTCAAACATGAGACAAAAATTCATAAACCTTAACAATGATCTAACAATAATCTCTATCTCACAGAGCTATATAAGAACAGAGTCCGATCATGATCGTTTCGCaaataactcaatcaatcagACACAATTTTTGAAAGCATAATCTTATCGATCAATCAGAATACCAATGGAATTAAGCAAATTAACAAGAAATCGAGCATCATTGACAGGTGCTGATCAACAAGTCGATCccaatttcacaaattttaaatttttaggcGATTACAATGATTTATAAACCCAAAGATAAACCCCCAAGTGAAtccaaaccctaaccctagttACAACCCTATTCCCAATTTTAAGATGAAGATATCAACTTAAGAGGAGAAAAATTACACAAGCAAAGCAGGCAATGGAGCAGAGATCGAGCCGAATCGAATCACCGGGGAAAGGGAATCGGATCAGCAGAATTCGAATTTTTGAGAGCCGAGGATTTACGGATGGAGTCGTCCTTTGATTTCTGTGGATTTTGAGGAAttggggattttttttttttgtgagggATTTTGCGTTTTGGGGTTGGTATTTATATAAGGCGCCTTTGGAGGGTAGTAACCATCGGCTCTTTCTCTCCctcttaaaagttaaaaccgCCCTCCTTGATTGGACCGGTCGAGACTGGCTCCGGCCTCTTGATGACACGTGGTCTGAGTGGGTGGGGGAGCCTTGCAGACCATCCAAGGGATTCCAAGCTACCCTATATGCCGAATTCGGCTTCTCTATTTGgatattttttgaatttgctTAGGGCCTTAGGTTATTTATAATTAAGGATGTTGCGATCTAACTTATATCCGTTGTCATGCTTATTCAAACATATAGTTATAAAAATTCAAGCAGATCCAAGCACGACAAAATTCATGCAGAAGCTGGATTCGTATAGGTAATGACTGAgtttataaatattatatcgGCTTAAGATAAGACACTGGCGCGACAATCTAAATTGGTCTGATTCAAATTTTTAGAAATGAATTCTATCAAAAGATTTCTAAGGAAGAAGTTAAATACTAAAGCAGAAGCGAAACGTACAAATTACTTGATATTGATACATAATGGTTGCTACCTAGTGATACCGTAAATATTTACTATGAGAATACAAATGTTAATACCTAAAATTCTACATTTTCCAAGTCTTGAAAATAATACATGAAGAATTGAGTCAGAAGACTAGAAATATAATTGGATCTTCAACTAGGTCAAGTACAACTCAAAAGAGATTGTATAATGAACTATGAATAGTGAGTCACTATTCCACGTAgtcattcaatttcaaaaatgAATAAAGTCGGAGTAGTCATCCTTGATCATTTTGAACACAATCAAATAATTAGGCCTCTTGTTAATCTGTTACTCAATACTGACAATTAAACTTCCTTGTAGTCTATGAATACATATTGTTTCTCAATAAATCAAGATGTTggtttcaattttgatcaGCACAATCAATAATTTATGTTTATGCCATAATGAAGTATTTTCTTCTAGTTATGAGTTTCGACCATTTACCCTCCCTCACGTAATGGTTTTACTTTATTCATTTCAATATGTACTCAAGTGGTCTCTTCTACATATGCATTTGCAACTTATCTGTCACTGAATGATCATCTATGATCTATCTTATGTAGTATGTACACTCAAAAGCCTTTTTCTTTCTAGGTGGTCTATGTTCTTTAATGCACTTAATTCTTAAACAAAATTTCTCATATCACTAGTTATCTCATACAATACAATTTCTACATAACGTTTTCTTGTGCACTACACCAAGCATAAGTGGCATTCGAATGTAATTACTTACTACTACTAACCACATCATATGCATGTTGAGTTTATATAGCAGTTGTGTTTTGATTCCTTAAATTGGAGCATTTATgtctaattaaaaaaaaacttctttTTGGTAGATTTCAGATGTATTATAGAATATGCGGAGGTTCTTTGGACCACCTAGTGAACCTTCACCTCTCATCTTACTAACAGAGCGTGAAATGCACTCGCCGTTAGGCGAGCTCCAAACAGTGAGTAGTAAAAACATAATTTATCATTCTTGCCTTCTTGGATCCCTCTTGTAAAGTGTAAACTCAATCCAGTGTCAACCCATCTCACTTTCCTTCAATTTTAAAAGGCCCCTCAATATCACAGATTGGGTTGTTCTATCAATAATCTATGCCATGGCCGTCGCCGGACCCATCTTATGTCGGGTCGAATCACGCATCTAAGGCTGGTGGGATCGAAGAATTTGTCTTTGTGGGAGAGCTTTCCCATCCTCCATCATCTTCACCCTGTCGTGGACCATTAATCAGAGATGTTGGCGGGTGCAGCATAAGTAATGCTCAAGCTCAAAACAAGCCAAAAGGAGCTAAATTACCTCGAGTTAATTAATTTGGGTGAAGGATCTTCTCTAGTTTTCGATTGTTTGTAGTTGATCGAAACTTATTAAATGAGGACATGATGTTGAAGTGTTGAACTGTTGAACTGTGTTTTTTGTCGATGGGGGAGGTTAACTGTGTTGAACTTGAAATCACCCATAGACGTGCGGAGAAGAGAGATGAGagaagggaaaaagaaaagaaaagggtcATTGTCCGATTTAGTGTGTGCAAACCTATCATAGATAAGTCTACACCAATAAGTTGTTGACAACTTATCTAAAGATAGCAATTAAATGTGAGCAAGACTAGGGTATAGATCCTCAGCACGAATTATTAACCCACAGCACGTCACGTCAATCTTACTGTTGactttaaaattattttttgaaaCCAATAAGTATTCCGAAAATCTTAATAAGTAGTTCTAGTGCTCAAAAAAATCCTCAAATTTTTTGTATTTCCTCATGCTCGTGCGTTCTATCCATCCATGTAAATTTTTTGATATATTAATGTTTTGCATCATAAGGTTGTCCATAGGAAGGTAAAGGGATACATGGTGTTAACCACATTTATCgtgataataataatatgtgAATCTTCTACCATGTTTATATTTCATAATGATCGTATCATACTGTCGGATTTTCTAAAATTTCATTTCCTCACTGTAGTTGCTTTACAAAAATATACATTCACATATATCCCAATAAATAAGTCATACCATATAAATACGCATGTTGTGATTCGAATaactaaaatttataaatatgaTATGTTTGACAAAATTCTTAGACAAAATTCTTAAACCCTAAACAGAAAAATTCTACCACGATCATAATATACTATATATGATGACGAGATCTTACTAcagtttttctaattttaactTAGAAACATATACATTGACATATGTGCACATGAATTTCGATGTGCCTACTAAAATAGTATATCGACTATATCCTACTTGATGGGTTACTTTTGTCTCGTGTTATATGACAATTAGAAGCGAAGAAGAATCTACATTAGAATTTATTCATGTGTTCTTCATTGTTAAATCTTGAGAAAACAGTAGATTGATTTCTAAATTGCTATTCCTAATTGGGAATTTGTAGATAATATATAAAGACTTTTGATTAATGTGGTGGAATCTAATACCTTAGTTACTTCGTCATCAAAGTAATctttatctttttattttagctacttcataaccaaattttattcaactaggttagtgttaaattaatttagatttgatTACATTTTTCCTAATATCATACATTCCATGTGGGTTCGACCTCGCTCTTGCATCTATGTGCTACATGATAGatcgttttgttaaaacgtctataataaaccctgtaaagcatcatcgttagtatagaataagcagggatcgttctttccggggaattgaagggaactctaaacttttagtgttaacaattaattgggggtttgagattgattattaactactaaaataaaacataaattactatttacatgatcgacttctctttaacaaacttaaaccaaatttatcattacaccacataattacaagttcgaacctatcatgcattctaattcgaccaattacatactttttagacaccaatacaattagagccttaggggatcatctaatcgtgcaagatttcaattaacatttagattgacttagagcctaatctaaatttgcatgcaatcaaattcaataacacttagagtagaaatcaaacaagattacatttaagcaccaaatctttgttggagacatgtttcatgtttggcgtcacccaccatggtttcacatgcaaatttccagaattttttaccacttttaatcaacacaaaccgaacctacttagagCATGATTCGatatgtgtcaatatggttgatgaatctagcactcaaacacaatcttagggattgcatccaaccactaaattcatatgcacatatctgaaaattatctaaaagtatgagaaagatgatgagaacacaacaatagaaatacaaactcattaattatagaaaaccatcaattcggcaaagatccaaaaatccaataaaacaatctgaaaatttcgattcttaatacaaaacaataatcccacacaaacatcatactacaatcttcatagacaaagtattgtaaaaaatcaaaaacaaacaaacccacggagaagagttgcgagaatcacacgttgtatgaatcttggaggtgtgtcttcaatagtgatttcggtggagatggaattgctATATGGGGGAGGATggattgttgttttgatgaaggatgtttgaggtagtattttggtagagttttggctcttgaatgcaaatgagaagtgatgatatttgagaggtgaagccatgtatatatatagagaggaaagatggagggtttgaaattacttctttctttctataataatgtcatgctttaatcccttaaatcatggaaagttttaatccctaaaacatgtcatgctttaatccctaaaacatgtcatgttttatgcctttaatgatcatcttctatttaattgttgcatgacttggctccatctttttttctttaattatctcttcaatccaatttgaaaataagaaaataaaatcataagtaagagataattagtttcaaaacctaacaaggattcctagtcaaactaggactctaaaccaattatgcgttttaactcatgtaagcacaaaaatacatccaataccgcccaagactcttactacgactcaatgactcaatagtacaacaataagggctaaaaaagtacaaattgaggtaaaaacatgttaagaacgtcacacaaagtgctcatatcacTACAATATATTCGTGCACTTGCGAGTAACATTTTAAGACACATCACTAGTGTCAGTGGTATTACTAGCTTCAAATCCAAACTGATGACTTGCTCCATAGCTACTCCAATTTCTCAT from Argentina anserina chromosome 2, drPotAnse1.1, whole genome shotgun sequence carries:
- the LOC126785452 gene encoding uncharacterized protein LOC126785452 isoform X1, translating into MINKLFSAITVTVPIDWYLCPCPNKFHSKLNSLCKMAGVKRRLDTGSDIRALYKELDAVSCPICMDHPHNAVLLLCSSHDKGCRSYICDTSYRHSNCLDRFKKLRENNTNGQTLVSSLPTNHHGSHNTSDMALGTDLNEANESLNMFESNAVISANLPGQPQERVIQDLNIPLPEELLGVADSESFQERVEHGELDVENSLESTLSLKCPLCRGAILGWEVVEDCRKYLNLKKRSCSREACFFSGNYQELRRHARRVHPTTRPSDIDPSRERAWRHLEHQREFGDVVSAIHSAMPGAVVVGDYVIENGDRLGGGGEGGAGEANSPWWTTMFLFQMIGSADRAGEPRARARAWTRHRRPAGGLSERRLLWGENLLGLQDDDDDEDDGEEDNILILNDRDVSPIPRRRRRLTRSRSVEDRP
- the LOC126785452 gene encoding uncharacterized protein LOC126785452 isoform X2 → MAGVKRRLDTGSDIRALYKELDAVSCPICMDHPHNAVLLLCSSHDKGCRSYICDTSYRHSNCLDRFKKLRENNTNGQTLVSSLPTNHHGSHNTSDMALGTDLNEANESLNMFESNAVISANLPGQPQERVIQDLNIPLPEELLGVADSESFQERVEHGELDVENSLESTLSLKCPLCRGAILGWEVVEDCRKYLNLKKRSCSREACFFSGNYQELRRHARRVHPTTRPSDIDPSRERAWRHLEHQREFGDVVSAIHSAMPGAVVVGDYVIENGDRLGGGGEGGAGEANSPWWTTMFLFQMIGSADRAGEPRARARAWTRHRRPAGGLSERRLLWGENLLGLQDDDDDEDDGEEDNILILNDRDVSPIPRRRRRLTRSRSVEDRP